The nucleotide sequence CAGGTTTTTTAATGATTAGTGGAGTTTCTTTTACAGCTTTCGCAACTGCTTCTGTTGCTGGCTCAATAATCGATAATCTTAAAGAAGAAAAATTCAATAGAGAAAAAAATCTAGAAGAATATAATAAAAATTTTATAGAAAAATTTGAAGATAATCAAAAAGAACTAGCTGAAATAAAAGAAATATTAAGAAATTTAGAAAAATAAAAACATCTATGATATTTGATTAGTTAATTAATAGAATAATTATATTAATAAATTATTTAATAGAATATTGATATTTAATTATTAATAGAACTAATGATTTTAATTGAAATATAGTTTATTGTAAATAAAAATAAAGGGTTAAAATGTTAGAGATAATACCTGTACTTGATTTAATGAATTTTTCAGCTGTATCTGGAAAATCTGGAAATAGGAGTACTTACACTCCTCTTAATTCTATTTTTGCTTCTAATAGTGATCCTGTTTCAATAGCTAAAAATTTAAAGATAAATGGTGCTAAACAGATATATATAGCAGATTTAGATCTTATTGAAAAAAAAGGCCATAATTTAGATATTATTAAAATGATAAACACGATTTTACCAGTAATGTTAGATAGTGGAATAAGAAATTTTGATTCTTTTAAATTTTACCTAGATTATGCTTACAAATTAATTGTTGCAACTGAAACTCTTGATTCAATTGAAGAACTTCATAAAATTTTTTATAAATTTCCTAAAGAGAGAATTGTTATTAGTGTAGATATTAAAAATAATAAGCTTTTTTCAAAAAATTTTGATATCTCTTTAAATGATTTTAAAAAAGAGTTAAAGATTATAAATCCAAATGAAATTATTCTTTTAGATATTTCAAAAGTAGGAACTAAATCAGGTTTTAATAAGGATTTAATTGAAAATTTTTTAGAATTTAAGGATAAAATAATACTTGGTGGAGGTATTAATAAAGAAGAACTAGCTAATATTGATCAAGCTGGAATAAAAAAAGTTTTAGTAGGTTCAGCTCTCCATAATGGAGATATTAATATTATTCTTTGATTTAATTCGATATTATCAATAAT is from Methanobrevibacter sp. TMH8 and encodes:
- a CDS encoding HisA/HisF family protein — its product is MLEIIPVLDLMNFSAVSGKSGNRSTYTPLNSIFASNSDPVSIAKNLKINGAKQIYIADLDLIEKKGHNLDIIKMINTILPVMLDSGIRNFDSFKFYLDYAYKLIVATETLDSIEELHKIFYKFPKERIVISVDIKNNKLFSKNFDISLNDFKKELKIINPNEIILLDISKVGTKSGFNKDLIENFLEFKDKIILGGGINKEELANIDQAGIKKVLVGSALHNGDINIIL